The Desulfonatronum sp. SC1 genome includes a window with the following:
- a CDS encoding AAA family ATPase: MLELLRIRNLALIDDLELEFGPGLNVITGETGAGKSFILRALDFLLGEKLAVNLVRPGHDKARVEAVFVGGENGSSSETVIRRELSAQSGRSRVWVNDELASQDSLKRLRSRLILHASQHSQQQLRLPSFHARLLDRFLEQPELVREKDRRLTKLSALVDRQCELEERLRDLRERKDLLEYQRSEIAKVNPKPGEEEELEVRKQVLRDLAQAQQHVDSAIELLCTPDTGLHDALGKLRKAVLNLESTVSPRIAETVSEVAEVEASETAPKPVSDAEALLQFGEHLHDLERRLRGLARTQTAQGELESIEARLWELSQLKRKMKRPLEEIVRLKEEVDANLSYLEASGLDLKQLERDIEQARSDLAETLAALDEDRRRTATDVGGRLGRDLRELGFSEHLNIEFTFAPLEIFPGLTEHRPRLLWA, from the coding sequence ATGCTTGAACTGCTGCGCATCCGCAACCTCGCCCTGATCGACGATCTGGAACTGGAATTCGGCCCCGGCCTGAACGTGATCACCGGAGAAACCGGGGCCGGGAAGTCGTTCATTCTCCGCGCCCTGGATTTTCTTCTGGGAGAAAAACTGGCCGTGAATCTCGTGCGTCCGGGCCATGACAAGGCCCGGGTGGAGGCGGTCTTCGTGGGCGGAGAGAACGGCTCCTCCTCCGAAACGGTAATCCGTCGCGAACTGTCAGCGCAGTCTGGCCGCTCTCGGGTCTGGGTCAACGATGAACTGGCTTCTCAGGACAGTTTGAAGCGGCTGCGTTCCAGGTTGATCCTGCACGCTAGCCAGCATTCCCAGCAGCAACTCCGTCTGCCGTCCTTCCATGCCCGTCTCCTGGACCGGTTCTTGGAACAGCCGGAACTAGTCCGGGAAAAGGATCGCCGTTTGACCAAGTTGTCCGCCCTGGTGGATCGCCAATGTGAGTTGGAAGAGCGATTGCGGGACTTACGGGAACGCAAGGATCTTCTGGAATACCAACGCTCGGAGATTGCCAAAGTCAACCCAAAGCCCGGCGAGGAAGAGGAACTGGAGGTGCGCAAGCAAGTCCTGCGCGACCTGGCGCAGGCTCAGCAACACGTCGATTCAGCCATAGAACTGCTTTGCACACCAGATACTGGCCTGCACGACGCCCTGGGCAAATTGCGCAAGGCCGTACTGAATCTGGAGAGCACGGTTTCCCCGCGAATTGCGGAGACGGTCTCAGAGGTTGCGGAGGTGGAGGCGAGCGAAACGGCTCCAAAGCCGGTTTCCGACGCCGAAGCGCTGCTCCAGTTCGGCGAGCATCTTCACGATCTGGAACGCCGCCTGCGCGGCTTGGCCAGGACCCAGACCGCCCAGGGAGAACTGGAGTCCATCGAGGCCAGGCTTTGGGAACTTTCCCAACTTAAACGCAAAATGAAACGTCCGCTGGAGGAAATCGTCCGACTCAAGGAGGAAGTGGACGCCAACCTGTCCTATCTGGAAGCTTCGGGATTGGACCTTAAGCAACTGGAGCGGGACATCGAGCAGGCGCGAAGCGATCTGGCCGAAACCCTGGCCGCGCTGGACGAGGATCGACGACGTACCGCCACGGACGTCGGAGGACGCTTGGGGCGGGACTTGAGGGAACTAGGCTTTTCCGAACATCTGAATATCGAGTTCACATTCGCCCCCCTGGAAATCTTTCCCGGTCTGACCGAACACCGCCCCCGCCTGCTCTGGGC
- a CDS encoding glycosyltransferase produces the protein MRLCVINCALQNELQSLGNTVLGLHPKPGIHDLPRLLEEHSFQPDVVIQQESLGPRVLLKDLEKVSGLKVFWSIDTHLNAFWQMEYVRLFDLVCSTQRNWSDALQKLTNVPAFWLPWFGRRLPWKGWDRRPRTVCFVGRVTEHRPSRKRFVNFLRREFQMELVEDVSFQQMLDVYRETRLAPNEAIFGEINFRLFEAASCGCLVLNPSGIPGLGETFLPDREIGVFSHALELKSKINHYSRNQRLAEQMGKAAWARVQEEHLAIHRAERLLEAVTQALGRSSSQPELSALSWTLTLYRLWQARRAPIDVGDLQNLLLALPESPRKREALLGFWLGTNRQDLVLHDLRALLQSELPFGNDPALTRTASLAALHIGEVALAKAFWLRHQKISGRTANAPLTPQQLYLLWSREMLREGLRVRRGFVYDHERQLPESALECLILGHRIDPHDMDICKGMDALLDKEPGFEPTRLALLSHLTLYQPDNWLAGLKLGLVNLQGFRLEEGLEELLLAALKAEQHDETRKFNNALAAADPDDSIRTVLGIQPGA, from the coding sequence ATGCGTCTTTGTGTCATTAATTGTGCACTGCAAAATGAATTGCAATCACTGGGGAACACGGTTCTGGGGCTGCATCCTAAGCCTGGGATTCACGATCTGCCTCGCCTGCTGGAAGAGCATAGCTTTCAGCCGGACGTGGTGATTCAACAGGAAAGCCTTGGTCCGCGGGTACTTCTGAAGGACCTGGAGAAGGTTTCCGGGCTCAAGGTCTTCTGGTCCATCGACACCCATTTGAACGCCTTCTGGCAGATGGAGTACGTCCGTCTGTTCGACTTGGTCTGCTCCACGCAGCGGAACTGGAGCGATGCCCTGCAAAAACTGACCAACGTCCCGGCATTCTGGCTGCCTTGGTTCGGACGTCGCCTGCCTTGGAAAGGATGGGACCGGAGGCCTCGGACGGTTTGCTTCGTGGGCCGGGTGACAGAACATCGCCCTTCCCGAAAACGGTTCGTCAATTTTTTACGTCGCGAGTTCCAAATGGAACTGGTAGAGGACGTCTCTTTTCAGCAAATGCTGGATGTCTACCGGGAAACACGATTGGCGCCCAACGAGGCAATTTTCGGGGAAATCAATTTCCGATTGTTCGAGGCCGCGTCCTGCGGTTGCCTCGTACTCAACCCTTCCGGGATTCCAGGCTTGGGAGAGACCTTTCTTCCGGACAGGGAGATCGGTGTATTCAGTCACGCCCTCGAACTCAAGTCCAAGATCAACCACTACTCTCGCAATCAACGCCTGGCCGAACAAATGGGCAAGGCGGCCTGGGCCAGGGTCCAGGAAGAGCATCTGGCGATCCATCGCGCTGAGAGACTGCTTGAGGCAGTGACGCAAGCCCTGGGCCGATCGTCGAGCCAACCGGAGCTTTCAGCACTGTCATGGACTTTGACGCTGTATCGTCTATGGCAGGCCCGCAGAGCGCCCATAGACGTCGGGGATTTGCAAAATCTGCTCCTGGCGCTTCCCGAATCTCCACGCAAGCGAGAGGCTTTGTTGGGGTTCTGGCTGGGGACTAATCGCCAGGACTTGGTTCTCCACGACCTCAGGGCGTTGCTCCAGTCCGAGCTGCCCTTCGGGAATGACCCGGCGCTCACGCGAACCGCCTCCCTGGCTGCCCTGCACATTGGCGAGGTGGCGCTGGCCAAGGCCTTCTGGCTGCGCCATCAAAAGATTTCCGGGCGAACGGCCAATGCACCGCTGACGCCCCAACAACTCTACCTGCTGTGGTCGCGGGAGATGCTACGGGAAGGACTCCGTGTGCGTCGCGGTTTTGTGTACGACCATGAGCGACAGCTGCCGGAGTCCGCCTTGGAGTGTCTGATTTTGGGCCACCGAATCGATCCTCATGATATGGATATCTGCAAGGGCATGGACGCTCTCCTGGATAAGGAGCCGGGATTTGAGCCGACTCGCCTAGCCCTGCTGTCACACCTAACCCTTTACCAACCCGATAACTGGCTGGCGGGGTTGAAACTGGGTCTGGTCAACCTTCAGGGGTTCAGGCTAGAAGAGGGCTTGGAAGAGCTGCTTTTGGCCGCATTGAAGGCCGAACAGCACGATGAAACGCGAAAATTTAACAACGCCCTGGCCGCGGCCGACCCGGATGACTCGATCCGCACGGTTCTGGGTATTCAGCCCGGTGCATAG
- a CDS encoding zinc ribbon domain-containing protein encodes MPIFEYACPQCNHVFEDLARLSDQDTKLCPKCGKGRAEKILSVCRASTSGRSSEASSNSFAPSSGCAPGKGFS; translated from the coding sequence ATGCCAATTTTCGAATATGCCTGCCCCCAATGCAACCATGTCTTCGAGGATTTGGCCCGGCTTTCGGACCAGGATACCAAGCTCTGCCCGAAATGCGGCAAGGGCCGGGCTGAGAAGATCCTGTCCGTCTGCCGCGCATCGACGTCCGGACGCTCATCTGAAGCCTCGTCCAACAGTTTTGCCCCGAGCTCCGGATGCGCTCCGGGGAAGGGGTTTTCCTGA